One segment of Desulfosudis oleivorans Hxd3 DNA contains the following:
- a CDS encoding MBL fold metallo-hydrolase — protein sequence MIEEIVPDLFRVKIPLPDTPLKYLNSYVIRAEPRSLIVDTGLNHDVCFEAMQAGLAEIGLDMSKADLFITHMHADHFGLVTRMATDSTQVFFNRLDAEIIENWQGFEPMIQYAVKSGLPEGALRKALDRHPARKFGTDWRPPLQILSDGHQVNAGRYRFTCVHTPGHTQGHMCLYEPAHKILIAGDHLLIDITPNIQCWSEDDDPLNSYMASLDKVRAMDIARVLPGHRRLFDDCHRRVDELKTHHEHRLEEVMEILVAQPGLSAFETASFMTWDIAAENWDAFPPAQKWFATGEAISHLRYLENKNRIFRKTEDPVITYAVK from the coding sequence ATGATTGAAGAAATCGTTCCCGACCTGTTCCGGGTTAAGATTCCCCTGCCCGACACCCCGCTCAAGTACTTGAACTCCTATGTCATCCGGGCCGAGCCCCGCAGCCTGATCGTGGACACCGGCTTAAACCATGACGTCTGTTTTGAGGCCATGCAGGCCGGGCTGGCTGAAATCGGCCTGGATATGAGCAAGGCCGACCTGTTTATCACCCACATGCACGCTGACCATTTCGGCCTGGTCACCCGCATGGCAACCGACAGCACGCAGGTGTTTTTCAATCGCCTGGACGCGGAGATCATTGAAAACTGGCAGGGCTTTGAGCCCATGATCCAATACGCCGTAAAAAGCGGGCTTCCTGAAGGCGCCCTGCGAAAGGCGTTAGACAGGCACCCGGCCCGCAAGTTCGGCACCGACTGGCGGCCCCCGCTTCAGATTTTAAGCGACGGCCACCAGGTCAATGCCGGCCGGTACCGGTTCACCTGCGTGCACACACCGGGCCACACCCAGGGCCATATGTGCCTGTATGAGCCGGCCCACAAAATCCTGATCGCCGGGGACCATCTTTTAATCGACATCACCCCCAACATTCAGTGCTGGTCCGAGGATGACGACCCCCTGAACAGCTACATGGCCAGCCTGGACAAGGTCCGGGCCATGGACATAGCCCGTGTGCTGCCCGGCCACCGCCGGCTGTTTGACGACTGCCACCGGCGCGTTGATGAGCTCAAAACTCACCACGAACACCGGCTGGAAGAGGTGATGGAAATTCTTGTTGCGCAACCGGGCCTGTCCGCCTTTGAAACCGCCTCTTTCATGACCTGGGATATTGCCGCTGAAAACTGGGACGCCTTTCCCCCGGCCCAGAAATGGTTTGCCACGGGCGAGGCTATCTCCCACCTGCGCTACCTTGAAAACAAGAACCGGATTTTCCGCAAGACCGAAGATCCGGTGATCACCTATGCGGTAAAATGA
- a CDS encoding SDR family oxidoreductase, with translation MASVLITGASTGIGRQCALDLARAGWQVFAGVRNPEDGEALVSAGSGHIIPVILDVTDADTIGQAAKKLETDLAGKGLDALVNNAGITVQGPLEFIPLAMFETQMQVNVTGQLAVTQAFLPLIRKAKGRIVFMSSESGRNTLPLLGPYSASKFALEAVANALRMELLPAGIRVCLIEPGSAKTEIWNKAAKNSNQIIDAMPEQAKRLYEKELGLLAKLPERINKVAFPPENVSKAVRHALTAQRPKIRQLVGIQAKIMVLFHHLFPTRLTDWVTVKIMGLLARWL, from the coding sequence ATGGCTTCCGTTCTGATTACCGGCGCTTCAACGGGCATCGGCCGCCAGTGCGCCCTTGACCTGGCCCGCGCCGGCTGGCAGGTATTTGCCGGCGTACGAAACCCGGAAGACGGCGAGGCCCTGGTGTCTGCCGGCAGCGGCCATATCATCCCGGTGATCCTCGACGTCACCGATGCCGACACCATTGGGCAGGCGGCAAAAAAGCTTGAAACCGACCTGGCCGGAAAGGGCCTGGACGCCCTGGTGAACAACGCGGGCATCACCGTTCAGGGTCCCCTTGAGTTTATTCCCCTGGCCATGTTTGAAACACAGATGCAGGTCAATGTGACCGGCCAGCTTGCCGTGACCCAGGCCTTTCTTCCCCTGATTCGAAAGGCAAAGGGACGTATCGTTTTCATGAGTTCCGAAAGCGGCCGCAACACGCTGCCCCTGCTGGGACCCTATTCGGCGTCCAAGTTTGCCCTGGAAGCTGTTGCCAACGCCCTGCGCATGGAGCTGCTGCCCGCCGGCATACGGGTCTGCCTGATTGAGCCGGGCAGTGCCAAAACCGAAATCTGGAATAAAGCCGCGAAAAACAGTAACCAAATCATTGATGCCATGCCGGAGCAGGCAAAGCGCCTTTATGAAAAAGAGCTGGGGCTGCTGGCCAAACTGCCAGAAAGAATAAATAAGGTGGCCTTTCCGCCGGAAAACGTATCAAAGGCCGTGCGGCACGCCCTGACCGCCCAAAGGCCGAAAATCCGACAGCTGGTGGGAATACAGGCAAAAATCATGGTGTTGTTCCACCACCTTTTCCCCACGCGTCTGACCGACTGGGTCACCGTGAAAATCATGGGGCTGCTGGCCCGCTGGCTGTAA
- a CDS encoding DUF2971 domain-containing protein, with protein MVHNSKSCHLYVTDELQQHIEREPPVLLCHYTNQHGLLGIISTGEIWATSVTDLNDRSEFEYAQELAESLIASRIEDESDERKKRHLGYLRNAVLKAGINICVSSWSSRIDDLSQWRAYSGAGTGYSIDVKGSALKEFAKAQDFILAACIYDKSEQERVLLSLINADLAQNIEWETAHPQTNELERFKLEQNGRSFAYHINRYASLFKHPGFAGEDEWRLVSKPIDVSRMDFRPGISTIASHFRFSLRDGSGQGNPTIRLESVHVGPCPEPERAQRNVRFLLAKYSPPLHDPEIIVSNVPYRTW; from the coding sequence ATGGTTCACAACTCTAAATCGTGTCATCTCTACGTAACAGACGAGCTACAGCAACACATCGAACGTGAACCACCGGTGCTGCTATGTCACTATACGAATCAACATGGATTGCTGGGCATTATTTCCACTGGCGAAATTTGGGCTACGAGTGTAACCGACTTAAATGATCGGAGTGAATTTGAATACGCACAAGAACTAGCCGAATCGCTAATTGCATCACGCATCGAGGATGAGTCGGACGAGCGAAAGAAAAGACATCTTGGTTACCTACGCAATGCAGTGCTCAAGGCTGGAATTAATATCTGCGTTTCTTCATGGTCGTCGCGTATTGACGATCTCTCACAGTGGCGAGCATATAGCGGAGCCGGAACCGGCTATTCGATTGATGTAAAAGGCTCAGCGCTGAAAGAGTTTGCAAAAGCCCAAGACTTTATCCTCGCCGCCTGTATATACGATAAGAGCGAGCAGGAACGTGTTCTTCTTTCACTGATCAACGCAGACCTAGCCCAAAACATTGAGTGGGAGACAGCACATCCGCAAACAAACGAACTCGAGAGGTTTAAGCTTGAACAGAATGGCAGGAGCTTCGCCTACCATATCAATCGGTACGCTTCTCTCTTCAAGCATCCCGGGTTTGCGGGTGAGGATGAATGGCGCTTAGTCTCTAAACCGATAGACGTCTCAAGGATGGATTTTCGTCCAGGAATCTCAACAATTGCGTCCCATTTCCGTTTTTCGCTTCGAGATGGCAGTGGGCAAGGCAATCCGACTATTCGGCTTGAGTCGGTTCATGTTGGTCCATGCCCAGAACCAGAGCGTGCTCAACGGAATGTGCGCTTCCTTCTAGCAAAGTACAGTCCGCCGTTGCATGATCCTGAGATCATAGTCTCGAATGTCCCATACAGGACATGGTGA
- a CDS encoding ORF6N domain-containing protein, whose amino-acid sequence MNDIVVVERITSKIYVIRRVKVMLDRDLAGLYEVETSHLKRAVRRNIDRFPDDFMFELAKEELKDWRC is encoded by the coding sequence ATGAACGATATTGTGGTGGTAGAAAGGATTACCAGCAAAATATATGTGATCCGACGGGTAAAAGTGATGCTGGACAGAGACCTTGCCGGACTGTATGAGGTGGAGACTTCCCATTTAAAGCGGGCGGTCAGACGCAACATAGACCGTTTCCCTGATGACTTTATGTTTGAACTGGCAAAAGAAGAATTGAAAGATTGGAGATGCTAA
- a CDS encoding ORF6N domain-containing protein translates to MNDIVPVERIAGKIYLIRQAKVMLDKDLAELYGVETKVLKQAVKRNKKRFPSDFMFELTREEFQVLRSQIVTSSWGGSRYVPMAFTEQGVAMLSGVLNSDRAIAVNIQIMRTFTKLRQAILSNEDLRKELSELKQLTEDRFRVVFETLDQLLAVEHKPQKKIGFTVKEKQRAYRKNGGKKARAT, encoded by the coding sequence ATGAACGACATTGTGCCGGTAGAAAGGATTGCCGGTAAAATATATCTGATCCGGCAGGCAAAGGTAATGTTGGACAAGGACCTTGCTGAGCTCTACGGCGTTGAAACAAAGGTTTTAAAGCAGGCTGTGAAACGCAACAAGAAACGTTTCCCATCTGATTTCATGTTTGAGCTTACCAGGGAAGAATTTCAAGTCTTGAGGTCACAAATTGTGACCTCAAGTTGGGGCGGCAGCCGCTATGTGCCAATGGCCTTTACCGAGCAGGGCGTGGCTATGTTGTCCGGAGTTTTAAACAGCGACCGGGCGATTGCCGTTAATATCCAGATTATGCGGACATTTACAAAACTGCGCCAGGCGATTCTAAGTAATGAAGACCTGAGAAAAGAGCTGTCGGAATTAAAACAACTGACCGAGGACCGCTTTCGCGTTGTTTTTGAAACACTGGATCAGCTTCTGGCGGTTGAACACAAACCCCAAAAGAAGATCGGTTTTACCGTAAAAGAAAAACAGCGCGCCTATCGGAAAAACGGAGGGAAAAAGGCGAGGGCCACATGA
- a CDS encoding DUF4136 domain-containing protein produces MRARITIMTFVLSLFMVLGCVTTQSHFYAVKIDSISGMKADKNRYVLLPGNKDTTVDDLQFKEFATYINCALTKKGFVPSDSPQEANVAIILFYGISDPQEYQHTYSVPIWGQTGVSSSRTTGTLNTYGNHGTYSGTTTYTPTYGIKGSTTRTKTYTKYIRFFVLDAVDLDEYRKSEKEVQLWKTTVTSSGSGGDLRRIFPVLVAASQEYFGENTGQEIDIRMSDKDKRVVEIKGIATTDKQ; encoded by the coding sequence ATGAGAGCAAGAATAACGATAATGACGTTCGTCTTGAGCCTTTTCATGGTGTTGGGGTGCGTTACCACTCAATCACATTTTTATGCAGTAAAGATTGATTCAATTAGTGGGATGAAAGCCGATAAGAACAGGTATGTTCTTTTGCCTGGGAATAAGGACACAACTGTTGATGACTTGCAGTTTAAAGAGTTTGCAACTTATATAAATTGTGCTCTTACGAAAAAAGGGTTTGTGCCTTCGGATTCTCCACAAGAGGCTAATGTTGCAATTATTCTTTTTTATGGTATTAGCGACCCACAAGAGTATCAACATACATATTCGGTTCCTATCTGGGGACAAACAGGAGTCTCTTCCTCTCGAACAACGGGCACTCTAAATACATATGGTAACCATGGGACTTACTCTGGTACAACCACATATACACCCACTTATGGCATTAAAGGCAGCACAACACGCACGAAAACCTATACAAAATATATTAGATTTTTCGTTTTAGATGCTGTGGATCTCGATGAGTATAGAAAGTCAGAAAAAGAGGTTCAGTTATGGAAGACTACAGTAACTAGTTCGGGCTCGGGCGGAGATTTGCGACGTATTTTTCCTGTACTTGTAGCAGCATCACAAGAGTATTTTGGTGAGAACACAGGCCAGGAAATAGATATTAGGATGTCTGATAAAGATAAACGTGTAGTCGAAATTAAAGGAATCGCAACAACTGACAAACAATAA
- a CDS encoding enoyl-CoA hydratase/isomerase family protein: protein MPIEMDTRDGVMILAMDNAPENAFNSEMIAQFNAALDDIKADDAISGVVVTGAGGQFFSSGMDLSYVMGLEAGAIKEFFKELFTFFHRAFVFPKPMVAAVNGHAVASALAFSMCLDYRVMQNQKAVCTFPEIDVSIMPPSGCLAMVKYVIGERMTDLAFLSGRKFDGPAALAVGMVDELAEGRAVIDRAVAVAGELGEKKPRLFAAYKKRFRGETADCMLAEDLRYIDEEMDVTMFQNCDLSCLRSLS from the coding sequence ATGCCGATCGAAATGGATACCAGAGACGGGGTCATGATTCTGGCCATGGACAATGCGCCGGAAAACGCCTTTAACAGCGAGATGATCGCCCAGTTCAACGCGGCTTTAGACGACATCAAGGCCGACGACGCCATTTCCGGCGTGGTGGTGACCGGGGCCGGGGGCCAGTTCTTTTCCTCCGGCATGGACCTTTCCTATGTGATGGGGCTGGAGGCGGGCGCCATCAAGGAATTTTTCAAAGAGCTGTTTACCTTCTTCCACCGTGCCTTTGTGTTTCCCAAGCCGATGGTGGCGGCGGTCAACGGCCATGCCGTGGCCAGCGCCCTTGCCTTTTCCATGTGCCTGGACTACCGGGTGATGCAAAACCAGAAAGCAGTATGCACCTTTCCGGAGATTGATGTCTCCATTATGCCGCCCTCCGGGTGCCTGGCCATGGTGAAATACGTGATCGGCGAGCGCATGACCGACCTGGCCTTTCTCTCCGGCCGCAAGTTTGACGGGCCGGCGGCCCTGGCCGTGGGCATGGTGGATGAACTGGCCGAAGGCAGAGCCGTCATCGACCGGGCCGTGGCCGTGGCGGGCGAGCTGGGCGAAAAAAAGCCCCGCCTGTTTGCCGCCTACAAAAAGCGGTTCCGCGGTGAAACCGCGGACTGCATGCTGGCCGAAGACCTGCGGTATATCGACGAAGAGATGGACGTGACCATGTTCCAGAACTGCGACCTCTCCTGCCTGCGGTCGTTGAGTTGA
- a CDS encoding long-chain-fatty-acid--CoA ligase — MDIIKGFPATSQDNYQLNVTTIIQHAARSFGQQEIVSRRLDGSMFKYTYSQAHERMKRLANGLRSIGVQVGDRVGVLAWNSHENYEIYFGLPGTGAVMLLLNLRLTPQDLAYVIDHSGATCIIVDETLLPIAHAVAPLCKNLKAFVIITLPGKKLADVETSLENIYSYEDLIAESAPDFEWPHMDETSAYAACYTTGTTGKPKGVYYSHRDVYLHSCSIGINAEISTTDTYCQIVPMFHALGWGLSQAATMVGARLVFPGMYTLDKLEGLCKIIVDEKVNVSAGAPAIFMPLLEYIRGLDKKPDLAGARLLSGASEPPVAMMKGFWDLTGAEIIHAYGATETTPLVTTNRIMPWLADKLTEDQKWELKKKQGFTVVGLDIKVVNALDEEVPCDGKTPGEILIRGPWITARYHNAPETEAQFTKDGYWRSGDVGTIDEYGYLKITDRVKDVIKSGGEWISSVDMENEIVSFPAVLEAAVVGITHPKWEERPLALVVLREGEKERITADDIRNHLAKTFARWQLPDEVLFVDQIPKTSVGKLNKKEIREQYKEMYLK, encoded by the coding sequence ATGGACATCATCAAAGGTTTTCCCGCCACCAGCCAGGACAACTACCAGCTCAACGTGACCACCATCATCCAGCATGCCGCCAGAAGTTTCGGCCAACAGGAGATCGTCAGCCGCCGGCTGGACGGCAGCATGTTCAAGTACACCTATTCCCAGGCCCACGAACGCATGAAGCGGCTGGCCAACGGCCTGCGGTCCATCGGCGTCCAGGTGGGCGACCGGGTGGGCGTGCTGGCCTGGAACAGCCATGAAAACTATGAAATTTATTTCGGCCTGCCCGGCACCGGCGCGGTCATGCTGCTGCTGAACCTGCGCCTGACGCCCCAGGACCTGGCCTATGTAATCGACCACAGCGGTGCGACCTGCATCATCGTGGACGAAACCCTGCTGCCCATCGCCCATGCCGTGGCCCCGCTGTGCAAAAACCTCAAGGCGTTCGTGATCATTACCCTGCCCGGCAAGAAGCTGGCGGACGTGGAAACCAGCCTGGAAAACATCTATTCCTACGAAGACCTGATCGCCGAATCCGCCCCGGATTTTGAATGGCCCCACATGGATGAGACCTCGGCTTACGCGGCCTGCTACACCACCGGCACCACGGGCAAGCCCAAGGGGGTCTATTATTCCCACCGGGACGTGTACCTGCACTCCTGTTCCATCGGCATCAACGCGGAAATCTCCACCACCGACACCTACTGCCAGATCGTGCCCATGTTCCACGCCCTGGGGTGGGGCCTCAGCCAGGCCGCCACCATGGTGGGCGCGCGCCTGGTGTTTCCGGGCATGTATACCCTGGACAAGCTGGAAGGGCTGTGCAAGATAATCGTGGATGAAAAAGTAAACGTCAGCGCCGGGGCCCCGGCCATATTCATGCCCCTGCTGGAGTACATCCGCGGCCTGGACAAAAAACCGGACCTTGCCGGCGCCCGCCTGCTGTCCGGCGCCAGCGAGCCCCCGGTGGCCATGATGAAAGGGTTCTGGGACCTGACCGGCGCGGAAATCATTCACGCCTACGGCGCCACGGAAACCACCCCGCTGGTGACCACCAACCGCATCATGCCCTGGCTGGCGGACAAACTGACCGAAGACCAGAAGTGGGAACTGAAAAAGAAGCAGGGCTTCACCGTGGTAGGGCTGGACATCAAGGTGGTAAACGCCCTTGACGAAGAGGTTCCCTGCGACGGCAAAACCCCGGGAGAAATCCTCATTCGGGGGCCCTGGATTACCGCCCGGTATCACAATGCCCCGGAGACGGAGGCCCAGTTCACAAAAGACGGCTACTGGCGCAGCGGCGACGTGGGCACCATTGATGAATACGGCTATCTTAAAATCACCGACCGCGTCAAGGACGTGATCAAGAGTGGCGGAGAATGGATCAGCTCGGTTGACATGGAAAACGAAATCGTCTCCTTTCCGGCCGTGCTGGAGGCGGCCGTGGTGGGCATCACCCATCCCAAGTGGGAGGAGCGGCCCCTGGCCCTGGTGGTGCTGCGCGAGGGCGAAAAGGAACGGATCACGGCCGACGACATCCGCAACCACCTGGCCAAAACCTTTGCCAGGTGGCAGTTGCCGGACGAGGTGCTGTTCGTGGACCAGATCCCCAAGACCAGCGTGGGCAAACTCAACAAAAAAGAGATCCGCGAGCAATACAAGGAAATGTATCTCAAGTAA
- a CDS encoding exodeoxyribonuclease III → MAKRKIKLVSWNVNGLRAVMGKGFLETFKNLDADVVGIQETKLQAPQVTGDMANIEGYTSYWAHATTKKGYSGVAAFSRMPVKNAKTGMGREEYDNEGRIVELDLGDFIFFNIYFPNGQMGEDRLTYKLDFYRDFFAYADAYRKQGRSLVICGDYNTAHNEIDLKNPKANENTSGFMRIERDWLDKISADGYVDTFRHLYPDTVKYSWWTYRFKARERNVGWRIDYFFVTEDIISKGWLKDAFIDNTVYGSDHCPVGLVLEI, encoded by the coding sequence TTGGCCAAACGAAAAATCAAACTGGTCTCCTGGAACGTCAACGGCCTGCGGGCCGTGATGGGCAAGGGCTTTCTGGAAACGTTTAAAAACCTGGATGCCGACGTGGTCGGCATCCAGGAGACCAAACTCCAGGCCCCCCAGGTGACCGGCGACATGGCAAACATCGAGGGCTACACCTCGTACTGGGCCCATGCCACGACAAAAAAAGGCTACAGCGGGGTGGCCGCCTTTTCCCGGATGCCGGTCAAAAACGCGAAGACCGGCATGGGCCGGGAGGAATACGACAACGAAGGCCGGATTGTCGAACTGGATCTTGGGGATTTTATTTTTTTCAACATCTACTTTCCCAACGGCCAGATGGGTGAAGACCGGTTGACCTACAAGCTGGACTTTTACCGCGACTTTTTCGCCTATGCCGACGCGTATCGCAAGCAGGGCCGAAGCCTGGTGATCTGCGGGGACTACAACACGGCCCACAACGAGATTGACCTGAAAAACCCCAAAGCCAATGAAAACACATCGGGGTTTATGCGCATCGAGCGGGACTGGCTGGACAAAATCTCAGCCGATGGATATGTGGACACCTTTCGCCACCTTTACCCGGACACGGTCAAATATTCGTGGTGGACCTACCGGTTCAAGGCGCGGGAGCGGAACGTGGGGTGGCGCATCGACTACTTTTTCGTGACCGAAGACATTATATCCAAAGGCTGGCTCAAAGACGCCTTTATCGACAACACGGTTTATGGATCAGACCACTGCCCGGTGGGCCTGGTGCTGGAGATATAA